Proteins encoded within one genomic window of Candidatus Eisenbacteria bacterium:
- a CDS encoding magnesium transporter has translation GSQASTLVIRAMALGEVRLADWWRVIRRELMTGLLMGAILGAIGFTRVFTWEHLFHSYGPHYLVIGFTIGLSVIGVVTWGTLSGSMLPFLLRRVGLDPASASAPFVATLVDVTGIVIYFTIASIVLRGTLL, from the coding sequence GGCTCGCAGGCCTCGACGCTGGTCATTCGCGCCATGGCGCTGGGCGAGGTCCGGCTCGCCGACTGGTGGCGGGTCATCCGCCGCGAACTCATGACCGGCCTGCTGATGGGCGCCATTCTCGGCGCCATCGGCTTCACCCGCGTCTTCACGTGGGAGCACCTGTTCCACAGCTACGGCCCGCACTACCTGGTGATCGGTTTCACCATCGGACTGAGCGTGATCGGGGTGGTGACCTGGGGCACGCTCTCGGGGTCCATGCTGCCGTTCCTGCTCCGCCGGGTCGGGCTGGATCCCGCGAGCGCCTCGGCGCCGTTCGTCGCGACGCTCGTGGACGTGACCGGCATCGTCATCTACTTCACGATCGCGAGCATCGTCCTGCGCGGCACGCTGCTGTGA